The DNA region AAGCATTCCGTAAAAGCTctcatcgccgtcgccggGGTTATACTCTTCTTGTAAACCACCGTTTGCTTACTCAAGTCTCCCGAAGCACCACCCGACAGCAAAGACACGAAAGGCACGAGAGTGCTCCCGTCGCTTTGTCGCTCAAGCACCGTACAGTACCATTGCTCAGCCTTACACACCACCCCTACACTAGCTCCCCCATTGTCTAGTGCGGTGAGCTGTGCTGGGCATCCAtgcaagagagagagaaccgGCGGTCATCAGCCACAGACTACCCAAACCAGCACATCTCGTTCCTTCGGCCTCTCAACAGTTGCCCCTGGCTCACCAAGCAACTTGATTCCACACGATCATAGTCTCTCCGTCTCTCAAGTCTCTCAAGCAAGCTAGCCGCGCGAGGCTCAAACCAGCGgccatccccatctcttCACTCACTCACCTGCAAAACCAAGAACGAACCCACCCGCTGCAACCTGACTGTGTCTTGCCCCCGGTTGCGAGGCACCTAATTTTCCCGCTCCTACCCATCCGCCGTTTTCCCCGATTCAGCTCGCGGCCAGGTCTCTCTTGTCCAGCCCTCCAGCAGCCCGTAACCCGCAACCCGCCGCGCGCACACAGCCCACCCTCGCTCActctcaccccctcctttgcCCTTGCTCCTCTCCCATTCTTTTAATACTAAATTTCCCCGACCTTCCCCTTATGAGTTCTACGAACTCCCGCTTCAAAGGCTTTCCAGGCTTCGGTAAGCGAAAATCGAGCGGCCCTCCACAGCAGAACGGGCAGAACGGGAGAGCCAGCCCACACGTACCCCAGACCCAGACCCCGCCTCTGGGAGCCCCTCAAATACCGACGCTGTTTCCGTCGCGCCCGGGTGCCCCGTCGATTGCCTCCAACTCTTCTCAGCAGAGTCTCCCAATGAATCATCCAGGTCCTGGTCCACGGCCACCCAGCTACACTCCGCAGAACTATCCTCCCGGCCCTCCCGGTCCCGTCGGTCGCACCAGCCCCCTCGCCAACCAAGGCCCGGCTCGCACCCCGCCCTCGCAAATGGTCGGTGGTCCTCCGCCCATCAACACCGGCGCTCCTCCGGTCGCTGGGTACCCACCCCCCGTGATGGGtggccctcctccgccgccgggaTATGGCAACCCAACCGGCtaccctcccccgccgccgcagcctACCGGCCCTGTCGCCCCTTACCAGCGCAACGTGGCTGCCGAAGTGGAAGGAAACAGCCGGAGTAAGGCTCAGCTGATTGTTGGCATCGACTTTGTAGGTTGAACCGATGACACTGTGAACGAGATCCATTGAATAACTGTACTGACGAGGCTGGCAATGATCAGGGCACCACGTTCTCTGGCGTGGCCTTTGCGTTCGCCACCAATAATGAGGCGAAGGAAGACATCATTACAGAGTGGCCTGGTGCTGGCTCATACACCAAGCAAAAGGTCTGTGGGCTTTGCATCCTAGAACCCTGATGGCGGCGACCCTGCGTGCATACGGTTCAGGCACTAACTCTATCCCAGATTCCCACAGTGCTGTACTATGATCAGTACCAAAAGGTTGTGGGCTGGGGTCCCGATATTGCCGATGCCCTCGCTCCAACAGGATACCCCAAGCCGGGTGTTCAGAAGGTAGAATGGTTCAAGTTGCAGCTGATGCTCTCGGGCAACACGTATATCgaccccatcaacctccctcccctcccgccggGAAAGTCGGAGATTGATGTGGCCGCCGATTATCTTTTCAAGCTCCGCCAGGCCATGAGAGCGGCCCTCCAGAAGACTCTGGGTGAGGTGTTCAACCGTGAGGAGAGGAATATCCGTTACTACCTGACAGTGCCTGCCATTTGGAACGACGCAGGCAAGGCTGCCACGAGAGCGGCTGCTATCCAGGCCGGCTTCCTTCGGGACGAGAACGACAACCGCCTTACCCTGGTCAGCGAGCCcgaagctgctgctctgTTCTGTTCCAAGACTGGTCTCCTGAACCTCAAGGTGCACGACGCCGTCCTGATTGTCgattgcggtggtggtaccgTCGATTTGATCGCCTACGAAGTCGAAGATGAGAACCCCTTCACAGTAGCCGAATGCACGGCTGGTTCCGGTGACTCTTGCGGTTCGACTGCCCTCAACCGCAACTTCAGCAACATCCTCCGCACCAAGATCCGGAAGATGAAGCTACCTGACGGCTCCAAGACGGCTGGCCGTGTCTATGCCAAGTGCATCATGGACTTTGAGAACCGCATCAAGGCTGATTTCCGGAATAACGGCCAGAAGTgggctgttgatgttggtaTCGAGGCCGAGTTCCCAGAGGCCGGCATCGAAGAGGGTTACATGACTTTCACTAACGAGGAGATCCTGCAATGCTTCGAGCCCGTTGTTAACCGCATTCTGGAACTCGTTCGCAACCAGATCATTGCCATTCAGGCGCAAAACCGCACCCTCCAAAACATCTTGGTTGTCGGTGGCTTCGGTGCTTCCGAGTACCTCTTCCAACAGATCAAGCTGCATGTTCCACCTCAGTTCCAGTCCAAGGTTGTCCGGCCCATGGATTCCGTCGCCGCTATCGTCAAAGGTGCCGTCACAGCTGGTATCACCGAGAGAGTCATCACACACCGTGTTGCCCGCCGTCACTACTTGATGGCCACTTTGCAGCCATTCAAGGAGGGATACCATCCCGAGGCGTACCGTGTTCCCTCGCTCGATGGCAAGGACCGCTGCAAGTTTACCAGACAGATCTTTGTGCAAAAGGGCCAAAAGGTCAAGATTGGCGAGCCCGTCAAGGTGTCCTTCTTCCGACAGGTCGCCCCTGGCGCCACTCTCATGTACGAAGATATCCTGTATGCCTGCGACGACGATGTCTGCCCAGAGTATACCAAGGATCCTAGTAAGTTGACTGCCAGCCTGAATGATGAGATGAAATCATATTAACCACTTCGACAGGAATCAAGGAGGTTGTCACGCTCACCTCGGACTTGTCACGCAAGAACTTGGAGAAGGATTTCGAAAGAATGGACACGCCACAAGGCACATT from Podospora pseudoanserina strain CBS 124.78 chromosome 1, whole genome shotgun sequence includes:
- a CDS encoding hypothetical protein (COG:O; EggNog:ENOG503P1XI) — protein: MSSTNSRFKGFPGFGKRKSSGPPQQNGQNGRASPHVPQTQTPPLGAPQIPTLFPSRPGAPSIASNSSQQSLPMNHPGPGPRPPSYTPQNYPPGPPGPVGRTSPLANQGPARTPPSQMVGGPPPINTGAPPVAGYPPPVMGGPPPPPGYGNPTGYPPPPPQPTGPVAPYQRNVAAEVEGNSRSKAQLIVGIDFAGNDQGTTFSGVAFAFATNNEAKEDIITEWPGAGSYTKQKIPTVLYYDQYQKVVGWGPDIADALAPTGYPKPGVQKVEWFKLQLMLSGNTYIDPINLPPLPPGKSEIDVAADYLFKLRQAMRAALQKTLGEVFNREERNIRYYLTVPAIWNDAGKAATRAAAIQAGFLRDENDNRLTLVSEPEAAALFCSKTGLLNLKVHDAVLIVDCGGGTVDLIAYEVEDENPFTVAECTAGSGDSCGSTALNRNFSNILRTKIRKMKLPDGSKTAGRVYAKCIMDFENRIKADFRNNGQKWAVDVGIEAEFPEAGIEEGYMTFTNEEILQCFEPVVNRILELVRNQIIAIQAQNRTLQNILVVGGFGASEYLFQQIKLHVPPQFQSKVVRPMDSVAAIVKGAVTAGITERVITHRVARRHYLMATLQPFKEGYHPEAYRVPSLDGKDRCKFTRQIFVQKGQKVKIGEPVKVSFFRQVAPGATLMYEDILYACDDDVCPEYTKDPRIKEVVTLTSDLSRKNLEKDFERMDTPQGTFYRVYFDIYLTLDGSEFSAELVCQGEVMGRCRARFR